In Vibrio sp. FE10, the following are encoded in one genomic region:
- the ispH gene encoding 4-hydroxy-3-methylbut-2-enyl diphosphate reductase produces the protein MSNEMKIMLANPRGFCAGVDRAISIVERALEMYQPPIYVRHEVVHNRFVVEGLKQRGAIFVEELSEVPDDNIVIFSAHGVSQAVRKEAKERELTVFDATCPLVTKVHMEVARASRKHMEVVLIGHAGHPEVEGTMGQYASQTGGMYLVEKPEDVQNLVVNDPSNLHYVSQTTLSVDETADVIEELRRVFPEIQGPRKDDICYATQNRQDAIREMAGDVDVVIVVGSKNSSNSTRLKELAEKLGTPGYLTDCPEDIQTEWVEGKKKIGVTAGASAPEELVNQILDRIRELGATEVEEIQGREENMFFEVPKELQIKQVD, from the coding sequence ATGAGCAATGAAATGAAAATAATGTTAGCTAACCCTCGTGGCTTTTGTGCTGGTGTCGATCGTGCAATCAGCATCGTAGAACGCGCACTGGAAATGTATCAGCCACCGATCTATGTTCGCCATGAAGTGGTGCACAACCGCTTTGTTGTTGAGGGGCTCAAGCAGCGTGGTGCTATTTTTGTCGAAGAACTGAGTGAAGTGCCAGACGACAATATCGTGATCTTTTCTGCTCACGGTGTATCTCAAGCGGTTCGTAAAGAAGCGAAAGAGCGTGAACTCACGGTATTTGATGCGACATGCCCATTGGTAACCAAAGTACATATGGAAGTTGCTCGTGCGAGCCGCAAGCATATGGAAGTGGTTCTGATTGGTCACGCGGGTCACCCTGAAGTGGAAGGCACTATGGGCCAGTACGCTAGCCAAACGGGTGGTATGTACTTGGTTGAGAAACCAGAGGACGTACAGAACCTAGTGGTGAATGATCCAAGTAACTTGCATTATGTTAGCCAAACCACGTTGTCCGTTGATGAAACGGCGGATGTGATTGAAGAGTTACGCCGCGTGTTCCCTGAGATCCAAGGGCCACGTAAAGATGATATTTGCTACGCAACACAAAACCGTCAAGACGCAATTCGTGAGATGGCCGGTGATGTTGATGTTGTGATTGTTGTCGGTTCTAAGAACTCATCTAACTCAACACGTTTGAAAGAGCTGGCTGAGAAGCTAGGCACGCCAGGTTACCTAACCGATTGCCCTGAAGACATTCAAACAGAATGGGTTGAAGGCAAAAAGAAAATTGGTGTGACAGCGGGTGCTTCAGCGCCTGAAGAGCTAGTAAACCAAATCTTAGATCGTATTCGTGAGCTAGGTGCAACTGAAGTTGAAGAGATTCAAGGTCGTGAAGAGAACATGTTCTTCGAAGTACCAAAAGAGCTACAGATCAAGCAAGTCGACTAA
- the lspA gene encoding signal peptidase II produces MSEVSLKQSGVRWLWLALLVFLADIGIKLFVMDNMGYGWANRIEVLPFFNFLYVHNYGAAFSFLSDQSGWQRWLFTGIAFAVTGMLTYWMSKLPATEKWNNIAYAIIIGGAVGNVFDRVVHGFVVDYLDFYWGTYHWPAFNLADMGICIGAAMIILDGFRKKDESK; encoded by the coding sequence ATGAGTGAAGTTTCGTTAAAACAATCTGGTGTGCGTTGGTTATGGCTGGCTTTGCTGGTGTTCCTTGCTGATATCGGTATCAAACTCTTTGTCATGGACAACATGGGTTATGGCTGGGCAAACCGTATTGAGGTGTTGCCATTCTTTAACTTTTTGTATGTTCATAACTATGGTGCTGCATTTAGCTTTCTGAGCGATCAGAGCGGCTGGCAGCGTTGGTTGTTTACGGGTATCGCATTTGCGGTAACGGGTATGCTGACATACTGGATGAGCAAACTACCGGCGACAGAAAAGTGGAATAACATTGCTTATGCGATCATCATTGGTGGCGCGGTAGGTAACGTGTTCGACCGTGTTGTACATGGTTTTGTGGTTGATTACCTAGACTTCTACTGGGGTACTTACCATTGGCCTGCATTCAACTTGGCTGATATGGGGATCTGTATCGGTGCTGCGATGATCATCTTAGATGGCTTCCGCAAGAAAGATGAAAGCAAATAG
- the btsR gene encoding two-component system response regulator BtsR, translating into MLKALVVDDELFAREELIELLTETGEVEIIGQASNAIEGLKQINLLKPDVVYLDIQMPQVTGIELLSMLDPDTMPYVVFVTAYDQYAIQAFEDNAFDYLLKPVEPCRLNKSVCRLNKVIKQNQKAPEQNISAIAPCHLEQIPCIGHNRIVIMASQTVECAYSDISGVHVRSSSQTATSQLTLKILEEKTDLIRCHRQYLINIKSIQEIKLLENGLAEIITLTGFEVPVSRRYLKTLKEQLGLQ; encoded by the coding sequence ATGTTAAAAGCATTAGTTGTCGATGATGAGCTTTTTGCTCGTGAAGAGCTGATTGAACTACTGACTGAAACAGGTGAAGTAGAAATCATTGGCCAAGCGAGTAACGCGATCGAAGGACTGAAACAGATCAACCTTCTCAAGCCGGATGTGGTGTATTTGGATATCCAAATGCCTCAGGTTACAGGGATTGAATTGCTGAGCATGCTTGACCCAGACACCATGCCCTACGTGGTGTTCGTGACCGCTTACGATCAATATGCGATTCAAGCCTTTGAAGACAATGCTTTTGATTACCTACTCAAACCGGTTGAACCTTGTCGATTAAACAAGAGTGTTTGTCGTCTGAATAAAGTCATCAAGCAGAACCAGAAAGCGCCAGAACAAAACATCTCAGCGATTGCTCCCTGCCACTTAGAACAAATCCCGTGTATTGGTCACAACCGCATTGTGATCATGGCAAGCCAAACGGTCGAGTGCGCCTATTCTGATATCAGTGGTGTGCATGTTCGTAGTTCATCACAAACCGCCACTTCACAGTTAACCTTGAAGATCCTAGAAGAAAAGACCGATTTGATCCGCTGTCATCGTCAATATTTGATCAACATAAAATCGATCCAAGAGATCAAATTGTTAGAAAATGGATTAGCAGAGATCATCACACTGACTGGCTTTGAAGTCCCTGTCAGTCGTCGTTACCTAAAGACTTTAAAAGAGCAACTCGGTCTTCAGTAA
- a CDS encoding DUF2799 domain-containing protein, with protein sequence MKKIITLFAVAFSLAGCSANVQDLAAEGNWQEIGYRDGIKGNTQRSYSEMTALGAVDQASYTEGYHLGVTEFCNPNHAYQIGLSGQVYEGVCSGTEDAQRFRMEWQRGWDEFSNDY encoded by the coding sequence ATGAAAAAAATAATAACACTATTCGCCGTGGCATTTAGTCTTGCAGGATGCAGCGCTAATGTTCAAGATTTAGCAGCAGAAGGTAACTGGCAAGAGATCGGTTATCGTGATGGTATCAAGGGCAACACTCAGCGTTCTTATTCAGAAATGACAGCGCTTGGTGCGGTTGATCAAGCCAGTTATACAGAAGGGTATCACTTAGGTGTGACTGAGTTCTGTAATCCTAACCATGCCTATCAGATTGGCTTGTCTGGTCAGGTGTATGAAGGTGTGTGTTCTGGTACGGAAGACGCTCAACGTTTCCGTATGGAATGGCAACGTGGCTGGGATGAGTTCTCAAACGACTATTAA
- a CDS encoding carbon starvation CstA family protein, giving the protein MMWFLTCVAALIGGYFIYGAFIEKIFGINEKRQTPAHTKQDGVDYVPMSTPKVYLVQLLNIAGVGPIFGPIMGALYGPAAMLWIVLGCIFAGAVHDYFSGMLSIRNGGASVPTITGRYLGNGAKHFMNIFAIVLLLLVGVVFVSAPAGMITNLVNDQTDFVMSASTMVVIIFAYYIIATIVPVDKIIGRFYPLFGALLIFMSVGLITAIGLSDEHQIMGGFEMKDMFTNMNPNDLPLWPALFITIACGAISGFHATQSPLMARCMENEKNGRFVFYGAMIGEGIIALIWCALALSFFGSVESLSDAIANGGPGNVVYSASFGLLGVFGGILAFLGVVILPITSGDTAFRSSRLILAEYFNMEQKTLRNRLLMALPLFVLGGILTQVDFGIIWRYFGFANQSTAVMMLWTASAYLLRHNKLHWVTTVPAIFMTSVCITFILNNSQLGFGLPMQISTIVGVVSSLLITAYVIKISKGKGDIDLAEDEQDQESKPVTKTA; this is encoded by the coding sequence ATGATGTGGTTTCTTACCTGCGTCGCAGCACTCATTGGTGGCTACTTTATTTACGGTGCCTTTATCGAGAAGATCTTCGGTATCAATGAAAAGCGTCAAACACCTGCTCATACCAAGCAAGACGGCGTGGACTACGTTCCAATGTCGACGCCAAAGGTTTACCTAGTTCAACTGCTTAACATTGCAGGTGTCGGTCCAATCTTCGGTCCTATCATGGGTGCCCTTTACGGCCCAGCAGCAATGCTTTGGATTGTACTAGGTTGTATCTTCGCAGGTGCAGTACACGACTACTTCTCAGGTATGTTATCTATCCGTAATGGCGGTGCTTCGGTTCCAACCATCACTGGACGTTACCTAGGCAATGGCGCAAAACACTTTATGAACATCTTTGCCATTGTTCTACTGCTTCTTGTTGGTGTGGTTTTCGTTTCTGCTCCAGCAGGCATGATCACTAACCTAGTGAACGACCAAACTGATTTCGTGATGTCTGCAAGCACTATGGTTGTTATCATCTTTGCTTACTACATCATCGCAACGATTGTCCCTGTCGATAAAATCATTGGTCGCTTCTACCCACTGTTCGGTGCACTACTTATCTTTATGTCTGTTGGCCTAATCACGGCGATTGGTCTATCTGACGAGCACCAAATCATGGGTGGCTTCGAGATGAAAGACATGTTCACCAACATGAACCCGAATGACCTACCTCTTTGGCCTGCTCTATTCATCACCATCGCTTGTGGTGCTATCTCTGGCTTCCACGCAACTCAGTCTCCTTTGATGGCGCGTTGTATGGAAAACGAGAAGAACGGTCGCTTCGTATTTTACGGTGCAATGATTGGTGAAGGCATCATCGCTCTAATCTGGTGTGCACTTGCTCTGTCGTTCTTCGGTTCAGTTGAGTCTCTGTCTGACGCGATTGCAAACGGCGGTCCAGGTAACGTGGTATACAGCGCTTCATTTGGCCTACTGGGTGTATTTGGCGGTATCCTTGCTTTCCTTGGCGTGGTTATCCTACCGATCACTTCTGGTGACACAGCGTTCCGTTCAAGCCGTCTTATCCTTGCTGAATACTTCAACATGGAACAGAAAACACTGCGTAACCGCCTACTGATGGCTCTACCGCTATTCGTTCTTGGTGGCATCCTGACTCAAGTAGATTTCGGTATCATCTGGCGCTACTTCGGTTTTGCTAACCAATCAACGGCAGTAATGATGCTGTGGACAGCTTCAGCCTACCTACTTCGTCACAACAAACTGCACTGGGTAACAACGGTTCCAGCTATCTTCATGACGTCTGTGTGTATCACATTCATCCTGAACAACAGCCAACTAGGTTTTGGTCTACCTATGCAAATCTCAACAATCGTAGGTGTGGTTTCATCTCTACTGATTACGGCTTACGTTATCAAGATTTCAAAAGGCAAAGGCGATATCGACCTAGCTGAAGACGAGCAAGATCAAGAGTCAAAACCGGTGACTAAAACAGCCTAG
- the murQ gene encoding N-acetylmuramic acid 6-phosphate etherase has translation MSNDALISALSHLVSEGRNPDTMDIDLLTSLEVVEKINQQDKQVPLAIEAELPQIAKAVDKIAYAFQNGGRLIYMGAGTSGRLGVLDASECPPTFGVSDKMVIGLIAGGPEAILKAKEGAEDSLTLGIEDLKAIQFTENDVVVGIAASGRTPYVIGALNYANQIGAVTVALSCNPGSPIAEIAQIAISPVVGPEALTGSTRLKSGTAQKLVLNMLTTASMIRIGKSYQNLMVDVKATNEKLVARAARIVIQATECDKSLAVSTLKTTDYDVKLAILMILTGLDFESAKAQLDQQHGFLRKAVENNQ, from the coding sequence ATGAGTAACGACGCTCTCATATCAGCGCTCTCGCACCTCGTTTCGGAGGGGAGAAACCCTGACACTATGGATATTGATCTACTCACCTCTCTCGAAGTGGTTGAAAAGATTAACCAACAAGACAAACAGGTACCACTGGCGATCGAAGCGGAACTGCCACAGATCGCGAAAGCGGTTGATAAGATCGCTTATGCCTTTCAAAACGGTGGTCGACTGATTTATATGGGTGCAGGCACCAGTGGCCGACTAGGTGTTTTAGATGCCTCAGAGTGCCCTCCGACTTTCGGTGTTTCAGACAAAATGGTTATTGGCTTAATCGCTGGCGGACCAGAAGCGATTTTAAAAGCCAAAGAGGGAGCGGAAGATTCGCTGACTCTCGGTATTGAAGACCTGAAAGCCATTCAATTTACAGAAAATGATGTCGTGGTAGGTATCGCAGCCAGTGGTCGCACACCTTACGTGATTGGTGCGCTCAACTATGCGAATCAGATTGGTGCGGTGACGGTTGCGCTGTCTTGTAACCCAGGCTCTCCTATTGCTGAGATTGCTCAAATCGCAATTAGCCCAGTCGTTGGCCCAGAAGCCTTAACAGGATCAACTCGTTTAAAATCAGGGACAGCACAAAAGCTGGTACTTAATATGCTCACCACTGCGAGTATGATTCGTATTGGTAAGAGCTATCAAAACCTGATGGTCGATGTGAAAGCGACCAATGAGAAGTTGGTTGCACGCGCTGCTCGTATCGTTATCCAAGCAACAGAATGCGATAAATCACTGGCAGTATCGACGCTGAAAACCACCGATTATGACGTGAAGCTGGCGATTTTGATGATCCTGACAGGGCTCGATTTTGAATCGGCCAAAGCTCAACTTGATCAACAACACGGCTTCTTAAGAAAAGCGGTAGAGAATAATCAATAA
- a CDS encoding sensor histidine kinase, which translates to MELILSLLQQTCVYLVIAYMLSKTPLILPLLSISSRLSHKISCYVLFSLFCIMGTYFGLQINDAIANTRAMGAVMGGLFGGPVVGFAVGFTGGIHRYSLGGFTDLACAISTTAEGLIGGLLHVYLVRKNKASQLFNPLVVFSVTLFAEIIQMIILLAVAKPFEQSYALVSDIAAPMIIANSVGAALFMSIIQDRKTIFEKYSATFSRRALTIAERSVGILHGGFNSDNAQKIVRIVYEETNVGAVAITDREKILAFVGIGDEHHIPNTPISSQSTLTSMEQNDIIYLDGKENPYQCSLSQDCKLGSALIIPLRAGNEVVGTIKLYEPKLKLFSTINMSMGEGIAQLLSSQILFSNYQQQQTLLTQAEIKLLHAQVNPHFLFNALNTISAVTRRDPDKARELIQHLSHFFRSNLKQNINTVKLKDELAHVNAYLTIEKARFTDRLEVEWDIDPQLYESQLPSFTLQPLVENAIKHGISNMLEGGQVKIYSEAFEGGFKLIVEDNAGNYQKPSQDHVGLGMEIVDKRLTNFFGQDSALKIESQPQQFTRMSFIIPILK; encoded by the coding sequence ATGGAACTCATTCTCTCTCTGCTGCAACAAACCTGTGTCTACTTAGTGATTGCTTATATGCTCAGTAAGACTCCACTGATTCTCCCTTTGTTGAGCATCTCTTCGCGCTTAAGTCATAAAATCAGCTGCTATGTTCTGTTTTCCCTGTTCTGTATTATGGGCACCTATTTTGGCTTACAGATCAATGATGCCATCGCCAACACCCGTGCGATGGGAGCAGTTATGGGCGGTCTGTTTGGTGGTCCGGTGGTCGGCTTTGCGGTCGGTTTTACTGGCGGTATCCATCGTTACTCTTTGGGTGGATTCACCGATCTAGCTTGTGCGATTTCCACCACAGCAGAAGGCTTGATTGGCGGTCTATTACACGTTTACCTAGTGAGAAAGAACAAAGCCAGCCAATTGTTTAATCCTCTGGTGGTATTTTCTGTGACCCTGTTTGCCGAAATTATTCAGATGATCATCTTGCTTGCCGTCGCGAAACCGTTCGAGCAATCCTACGCTCTGGTCTCCGATATTGCCGCGCCAATGATCATCGCCAACTCTGTGGGTGCAGCGCTGTTCATGAGTATCATCCAAGATCGTAAGACCATCTTCGAAAAATACTCTGCGACCTTCTCTCGCCGCGCACTCACCATCGCCGAACGTTCGGTAGGTATTCTGCATGGTGGGTTTAATTCGGATAACGCACAAAAAATCGTACGTATCGTTTACGAAGAGACCAATGTTGGTGCAGTAGCAATTACCGACCGAGAGAAAATCCTCGCGTTCGTCGGCATTGGCGATGAACATCATATTCCAAACACCCCGATTTCATCGCAGAGCACTCTTACCTCGATGGAACAGAACGACATCATCTACCTTGATGGTAAAGAGAACCCGTACCAATGCTCTCTTTCGCAAGATTGTAAATTGGGCTCTGCGCTTATTATTCCACTGCGTGCGGGTAATGAAGTGGTCGGTACCATCAAGTTGTATGAGCCAAAGCTAAAGCTGTTCTCGACCATCAACATGTCGATGGGTGAAGGTATCGCTCAGCTATTGTCGAGTCAGATCTTATTCAGCAACTATCAGCAGCAGCAAACACTGCTCACCCAAGCAGAGATCAAACTGCTGCACGCTCAAGTTAACCCTCACTTCCTGTTCAATGCACTCAACACAATCAGTGCCGTTACACGTCGTGATCCTGATAAAGCACGAGAGCTTATTCAACATCTGTCTCACTTCTTTAGAAGTAACCTGAAGCAGAATATCAATACCGTGAAACTCAAAGACGAGTTGGCACACGTTAATGCGTACCTAACTATTGAGAAGGCGCGTTTTACCGACCGATTAGAAGTGGAATGGGATATCGACCCACAATTGTATGAGTCGCAACTGCCAAGCTTTACCCTGCAGCCACTGGTTGAAAACGCCATCAAGCATGGTATTTCAAACATGTTGGAAGGCGGCCAAGTGAAGATCTATAGCGAAGCTTTCGAGGGTGGATTTAAGCTGATCGTGGAAGACAATGCAGGCAACTATCAGAAGCCATCTCAAGACCATGTCGGTTTAGGGATGGAAATTGTTGATAAACGACTCACTAATTTCTTTGGACAAGACTCTGCACTAAAAATAGAATCTCAACCACAGCAATTTACTCGAATGAGCTTTATCATACCTATACTAAAATAG
- the fkpB gene encoding FKBP-type peptidyl-prolyl cis-trans isomerase translates to MAAIKNDSAVTLHFTIKMKDGSVADSTENMGKPAKFVMGDGSLSENFEACLLGLEAGTEKSIELKAQDAFGMPNPDHIHHMDKAKFAGGTDVEVGTIMAFSGPDGMEIPGIITDIAGDSVTVDFNHPLAGQDVTFDVNILAVE, encoded by the coding sequence GTGGCAGCAATTAAAAATGATTCAGCAGTAACTCTACATTTTACGATTAAAATGAAGGATGGTTCAGTTGCCGATAGCACCGAAAATATGGGTAAACCCGCTAAGTTCGTTATGGGTGATGGTAGCTTAAGCGAAAACTTCGAAGCGTGTTTGCTTGGACTTGAAGCGGGTACAGAAAAATCTATCGAACTGAAAGCACAAGATGCGTTTGGTATGCCTAACCCAGACCATATCCACCATATGGATAAAGCGAAGTTTGCTGGTGGTACTGATGTTGAAGTCGGTACTATCATGGCGTTCTCTGGCCCTGACGGTATGGAGATCCCGGGCATTATCACTGATATCGCAGGTGATTCAGTGACGGTTGATTTTAATCACCCATTAGCAGGCCAAGACGTTACGTTTGACGTCAACATCTTAGCGGTGGAATAG
- the ileS gene encoding isoleucine--tRNA ligase: MSDYKDTLNLPETGFPMRGNLANREPEMLKRWYKEDLYGEIRKAKKGKKSFVLHDGPPYANGDIHIGHALNKILKDIIIKSKTLSGFDAPYIPGWDCHGLPIELMVEKKKGKPGQKISAAEFREECRKYAAGQVEGQKESFKRLGIMGEWDKPYRTMDFGTEANIIRSLGKIADKGHLLKGFKPVHWCTDCGSALAEAEVEYKDKVSPSIDVKFSAADEAALLEKFTLAEGHAGQGEISIVIWTTTPWTLPANRAVCLRDDLEYVLIQVEANGEQPAQRIIVASELAKDVMDRAGIERFHNLGFATGADLELSQFNHPFYNFTVPAVLGDHVTTDSGTGVVHTAPGHGQEDFVVGKKYNLEIANPVGSNGVYLPDTELFAGQHVFKANDSVLEVLKEKGALLHHHAYEHSYPHCWRHKTPIIFRATPQWFISMDQAGLRAKALESTKSVEWMPEWGQSRIEGMIEGRPEWCISRQRTWGVPIALFVHKETSELHPDSPALIEKVAKLVEEKGIQAWWDVDAAELMGAEDADKYEKVLDTLDVWFDSGVTHFSVVDSREEYNFPNEERTHSADLYLEGSDQHRGWFQSSLISSIAMKDEAPYKQVLTHGFVVDGNGRKMSKSIGNVVAPKDVTNKLGADILRLWVASTDYTNEVAVSDEILKRSADAYRRIRNTARFFLANLNGFNPETDLVPAEEMVALDRWAVGRAQAAQEEIVKAYGEYNTHGVTQRLMQFCSIEMGSFYLDVIKDRQYTAKQGSHAQRSCQTALYYIVEALVRWMAPIMSFTADEIWNEMPGERDTFVFTGEWFEGLFGLADDEELSNEFWTEIQSVRGAVNKLLEDARKEKTIGGALQAEVTLYADDALAAKINKLEDELRFVLITSAAVVKPLSDKSDTAQATDVEGLYVEVAATEAEKCDRCWHHTPDVGTIEGHEKICGRCVSNIDGEGEVRKFA; this comes from the coding sequence ATGAGTGATTATAAAGATACCCTGAACTTACCAGAAACAGGGTTCCCAATGCGTGGCAATCTGGCAAATCGTGAACCAGAAATGCTTAAGCGTTGGTACAAAGAAGACCTTTACGGTGAAATCCGTAAGGCAAAGAAAGGTAAAAAATCTTTCGTGCTGCATGACGGCCCTCCATACGCGAACGGCGACATTCACATTGGCCACGCGCTGAACAAGATTCTTAAAGACATTATTATCAAATCTAAGACCCTTTCTGGTTTTGATGCACCGTACATCCCTGGTTGGGACTGTCACGGTCTTCCAATCGAGTTGATGGTTGAGAAGAAGAAAGGTAAGCCTGGTCAGAAGATTTCAGCTGCTGAATTCCGCGAAGAGTGTCGTAAGTACGCTGCGGGCCAAGTTGAAGGTCAGAAAGAGAGCTTCAAACGTCTTGGTATCATGGGCGAGTGGGACAAACCTTACCGCACTATGGATTTTGGCACAGAAGCGAACATCATTCGTTCTCTAGGTAAAATCGCAGACAAAGGTCACCTACTTAAAGGTTTCAAACCTGTTCACTGGTGTACTGACTGTGGTTCTGCTCTGGCTGAAGCTGAAGTTGAATACAAAGATAAAGTTTCTCCATCTATCGATGTGAAATTTTCTGCAGCTGACGAAGCGGCTCTACTAGAGAAGTTTACTCTAGCGGAAGGCCACGCGGGTCAGGGCGAAATCTCTATCGTTATCTGGACGACAACACCATGGACTCTGCCTGCTAACCGCGCAGTATGTCTACGTGATGATCTTGAATACGTGCTTATCCAAGTTGAAGCGAATGGCGAACAGCCTGCTCAACGTATTATTGTTGCTTCTGAACTAGCAAAAGACGTAATGGATCGTGCGGGTATCGAGCGTTTCCATAACCTTGGTTTTGCGACAGGTGCTGATCTTGAGCTTTCTCAGTTCAACCACCCGTTCTACAACTTTACGGTTCCTGCTGTTCTTGGTGATCACGTAACAACTGACTCTGGTACTGGTGTGGTTCATACCGCTCCTGGTCACGGTCAAGAGGATTTCGTGGTTGGTAAGAAGTACAACCTAGAAATCGCTAACCCAGTAGGCTCTAACGGCGTTTACCTGCCAGACACTGAGCTTTTTGCTGGTCAGCATGTATTCAAAGCGAACGATTCTGTTTTAGAAGTTCTAAAAGAGAAAGGTGCATTACTGCATCACCATGCTTACGAGCACAGCTACCCACATTGTTGGAGACACAAAACTCCAATCATCTTCCGTGCAACACCACAATGGTTCATCTCTATGGATCAAGCTGGCCTACGTGCAAAAGCACTAGAGTCAACGAAGAGTGTTGAGTGGATGCCAGAATGGGGTCAAAGCCGTATCGAAGGTATGATCGAAGGTCGCCCTGAGTGGTGTATCTCTCGTCAACGTACTTGGGGTGTGCCAATTGCTCTGTTCGTTCATAAAGAAACATCAGAACTTCACCCGGATAGCCCAGCGCTTATTGAAAAAGTAGCGAAGCTTGTGGAAGAAAAAGGCATTCAAGCTTGGTGGGATGTAGATGCTGCTGAACTGATGGGTGCTGAAGACGCTGACAAGTACGAAAAAGTACTTGATACGCTAGACGTATGGTTCGACTCAGGTGTAACGCACTTCTCTGTTGTGGATTCTCGTGAAGAGTACAACTTCCCGAATGAAGAAAGAACGCACAGTGCTGATCTTTACCTTGAAGGTTCTGACCAACACCGTGGCTGGTTCCAGTCATCTTTGATTTCATCTATCGCGATGAAAGACGAAGCACCATACAAGCAAGTGCTAACGCACGGTTTCGTGGTTGATGGTAACGGCCGTAAGATGTCTAAATCTATCGGTAACGTTGTTGCTCCTAAAGATGTAACGAACAAGCTAGGCGCAGATATTCTACGTCTATGGGTTGCTTCTACGGATTACACTAACGAAGTTGCGGTTTCTGACGAGATCCTTAAGCGTTCAGCTGATGCATACCGTCGTATTCGTAACACGGCTCGTTTCTTCCTAGCGAACTTGAACGGTTTCAACCCTGAAACTGACCTAGTTCCTGCTGAAGAAATGGTTGCACTTGATCGCTGGGCTGTTGGCCGTGCTCAAGCTGCACAAGAAGAGATCGTTAAAGCATACGGTGAGTACAACACTCACGGTGTGACTCAACGTCTAATGCAGTTCTGTTCTATCGAAATGGGTTCTTTCTACCTAGACGTAATTAAAGACCGTCAGTACACAGCGAAACAGGGCAGCCATGCTCAACGTAGCTGTCAAACGGCGCTTTACTACATCGTAGAAGCTCTAGTTCGTTGGATGGCTCCTATCATGTCGTTCACTGCAGATGAAATCTGGAACGAGATGCCAGGTGAGCGCGACACGTTTGTATTCACTGGCGAGTGGTTCGAAGGCCTATTTGGTCTTGCTGACGACGAAGAGCTAAGCAACGAATTCTGGACTGAAATCCAGTCAGTTCGTGGCGCAGTGAACAAGCTTCTTGAAGATGCTCGTAAAGAGAAAACAATCGGTGGTGCACTGCAGGCTGAAGTTACTCTATACGCTGACGATGCACTAGCGGCTAAAATCAACAAGCTAGAAGATGAGCTACGTTTCGTACTTATCACTTCTGCTGCTGTTGTTAAGCCACTTAGCGATAAGTCTGATACAGCTCAAGCGACAGACGTTGAAGGTCTGTACGTTGAAGTTGCAGCAACTGAAGCTGAGAAGTGTGACCGTTGCTGGCACCACACTCCAGATGTAGGCACAATTGAAGGTCACGAGAAAATTTGTGGTCGTTGTGTGTCGAACATCGACGGTGAAGGCGAAGTGCGTAAGTTCGCATAA